One window from the genome of Pedococcus badiiscoriae encodes:
- a CDS encoding succinic semialdehyde dehydrogenase: MAPDLIADPETDPTATYAVDPALARRLARRVVAAPRGAQFVSHTPLTGAPLASLPLSTREDVASAVDAARAAQRSWSRTPMELRERIFLRYHDLVLERQVELLDIVQLESGKTRRQAFEEVADVALVARHYARSAAAYLRPRRRAGLFPVLTQSTVHHHARGVVGIISPWNYPLSLAITDAIPALLAGNAVVLRPDEQASLTALHAVQLLTEAGLPESVLQVVLGDGPTVGQAVVDLSDYVCYTGSTQTGRQVATSVAGRLVGYSLELGGKNSMYVADDADLDKAVEGAVRACFSSAGQLCISIERLLVHESVADEFTRRFVAAVGEMKLGAELAYGVDMGSLVSAAQLERVVAHVDDARAKGARVLVGGRARPDVGPYFYEPTVIEGVTAAMQLRDDETFGPVVSIYRVHSDQEAIRLANDTEYGLNAAVYTRDVARGRRIATSIEAGTVNINEGYAAAWGSVASPMGGMKQSGVGRRHGSEGILKYTESQNVTAQYVLPIAPVGGMGEETYARLMTGALTVLKALGRR, encoded by the coding sequence ATGGCTCCGGACCTCATCGCCGACCCCGAGACCGACCCCACCGCGACGTATGCCGTGGACCCGGCGCTCGCCCGACGCCTGGCTCGCCGGGTGGTCGCGGCCCCGCGCGGGGCACAGTTCGTGAGCCACACGCCGCTGACCGGGGCGCCCTTGGCATCGCTTCCGTTGTCGACGCGGGAGGACGTCGCCTCCGCGGTCGATGCCGCGCGCGCGGCCCAGCGATCCTGGTCCCGCACCCCGATGGAGCTGCGCGAGCGGATCTTCCTGCGCTACCACGACCTCGTCCTCGAGCGACAGGTCGAGCTGCTCGACATCGTCCAGCTCGAGTCGGGCAAGACCCGGCGCCAGGCGTTCGAGGAGGTGGCCGATGTCGCCCTGGTGGCGCGGCACTACGCCCGCTCCGCCGCGGCATACCTGCGTCCGCGCCGCCGGGCCGGGCTCTTCCCGGTGCTCACCCAGAGCACGGTCCACCACCACGCCCGCGGGGTCGTGGGCATCATCAGCCCGTGGAACTACCCGCTGTCGCTCGCGATCACCGACGCGATCCCCGCGCTGCTGGCCGGCAACGCGGTCGTCCTGCGTCCCGACGAGCAGGCTTCGCTCACCGCGCTGCACGCGGTCCAGCTGCTGACCGAGGCGGGACTGCCCGAGTCGGTCCTGCAGGTCGTCCTCGGCGACGGCCCGACCGTCGGGCAGGCAGTCGTCGACCTCAGCGACTACGTCTGCTACACCGGCTCGACGCAGACCGGCCGTCAGGTGGCGACGTCGGTCGCGGGGCGCCTGGTCGGCTACTCCCTCGAGCTCGGGGGCAAGAACTCGATGTACGTCGCGGACGACGCCGACCTCGACAAGGCGGTGGAGGGTGCGGTCCGGGCGTGCTTCTCCTCGGCCGGGCAGCTGTGCATCTCCATCGAGCGGCTGCTCGTGCACGAGTCGGTGGCGGACGAGTTCACCCGCAGGTTCGTGGCGGCGGTGGGCGAGATGAAGCTGGGTGCGGAGCTCGCGTACGGCGTCGACATGGGGTCGCTCGTCTCGGCCGCGCAGCTCGAGCGGGTGGTCGCCCACGTCGACGACGCGCGCGCCAAGGGCGCCAGGGTGCTCGTCGGCGGCCGGGCCCGCCCCGATGTCGGCCCCTACTTCTACGAGCCGACGGTCATCGAGGGGGTCACCGCCGCGATGCAGCTGCGCGACGACGAGACGTTCGGCCCCGTCGTGTCGATCTACCGGGTGCACAGTGACCAGGAGGCGATCCGCCTCGCGAACGACACCGAGTACGGTCTCAACGCCGCGGTGTACACCCGCGACGTCGCCCGGGGACGTCGCATCGCGACCTCGATCGAGGCCGGCACCGTCAACATCAACGAGGGGTATGCCGCGGCGTGGGGGAGCGTCGCCTCCCCGATGGGCGGCATGAAGCAGTCCGGGGTCGGCCGTCGTCACGGCAGCGAAGGCATCCTGAAGTACACCGAGTCCCAGAACGTCACCGCGCAGTACGTCCTGCCGATCGCGCCGGTCGGCGGCATGGGCGAGGAGACCTACGCCCGGCTGATGACCGGTGCGCTGACGGTGCTCAAGGCCCTGGGACGCCGATGA
- a CDS encoding GuaB3 family IMP dehydrogenase-related protein, which yields MTEIEIGRGKRGRRAYAFDDIAVVPSRRTRDPEDVSVGWQIDAYHFDIPVIAAPMDSVMSPDSAIALGRLGGLPVLDLEGLWTRYEDPTPLLAEIATLDPALATARMQEIYSAQIQPELITERLRQVREAGVTAAGALSPQHTQQFWKTVVDAGVDLFVIRGTTVSAEHVSGRTEPLNLKRFIYELDVPVIVGGAASYTAALHLMRTGAAGVLVGFGGGAAHTTRRTLGIHAPMASAIADVAAARRDYLDESGGRYVHVIADGGMGDSGDIVKAVACGADAVMLGAALARATDAPGRGHHWGSEAHHPELPRGERVEVGALAPLEQILFGPGRTADGKSNLIGALRRAMATTGYSDLKEFQRVEVVVAPYQRS from the coding sequence GTGACTGAGATCGAGATCGGCCGGGGCAAGCGCGGCCGTCGGGCCTACGCCTTCGACGACATCGCGGTGGTGCCCTCGCGGCGCACCCGCGACCCGGAGGACGTGTCCGTCGGCTGGCAGATCGACGCCTACCACTTCGACATCCCTGTCATCGCGGCGCCGATGGACTCGGTCATGTCGCCCGACTCGGCGATCGCCCTCGGCAGGCTGGGTGGCCTGCCGGTGCTCGACCTCGAAGGCCTCTGGACCCGGTATGAGGACCCGACCCCGCTGCTGGCGGAGATCGCCACGCTCGACCCGGCCCTGGCGACCGCGCGGATGCAGGAGATCTACTCCGCGCAGATCCAGCCCGAGCTCATCACCGAGCGGCTGCGCCAGGTGCGCGAGGCAGGGGTCACCGCGGCGGGCGCGCTCAGCCCGCAGCACACCCAGCAGTTCTGGAAGACCGTCGTCGACGCCGGGGTGGACCTGTTCGTCATCCGCGGCACGACGGTCAGCGCCGAGCACGTCTCGGGTCGCACCGAACCCCTCAACCTCAAGCGGTTCATCTACGAGCTCGACGTCCCCGTCATCGTCGGTGGGGCCGCGTCATACACCGCTGCCCTGCACCTGATGCGTACCGGTGCCGCCGGGGTGCTGGTGGGCTTCGGCGGAGGTGCCGCGCACACCACCCGGCGGACGCTCGGCATCCACGCGCCTATGGCCAGCGCGATCGCGGATGTCGCAGCGGCCCGGCGCGACTACCTCGACGAGTCGGGCGGTCGCTACGTCCACGTCATCGCCGACGGCGGCATGGGCGACAGCGGTGACATCGTCAAGGCGGTGGCCTGCGGCGCCGACGCCGTGATGCTGGGTGCCGCACTGGCGCGGGCCACCGACGCGCCAGGCCGCGGGCACCACTGGGGCTCCGAGGCCCACCACCCGGAGCTGCCTCGCGGTGAGCGCGTCGAGGTCGGCGCCCTCGCGCCGCTGGAGCAGATCCTGTTCGGTCCCGGGCGCACCGCCGACGGCAAGAGCAACCTCATCGGGGCCCTGCGCCGCGCGATGGCCACGACGGGGTACTCCGACCTCAAGGAGTTCCAGCGGGTCGAGGTCGTCGTCGCGCCGTACCAGCGCAGCTGA
- the guaB gene encoding IMP dehydrogenase, producing the protein MSLDVDLEARRRLQESAPAPTRESAEARESAASPAPELEEHDPFGKLGLTYDDVLLLPGETDVIPSEVDTTARLTREISLRTPLISSAMDTVTESRMAIAMARQGGLGVLHRNLSIEDQAYQVDLVKRTQTGMISNPITIGPDATLEELDRICGEYRVSGLPVVAPDNTLLGMITNRDLRFTPVAEWATTRVRDVMTPMPLVTGGVGISREDATALLRQHKRERLPLVDGQGRLAGLITVKDFVKSEQFPDASKDDHGRLMVGAAVGYFGDAWERATTLMEAGVDVLVVDTAHGHARLLLDMIRRLKSDPATAHVQVIGGNVATRAGAQALVDAGVDAVKVGVGPGSICTTRVVAGVGVPQVTAIHDASLACRRAGVPVIGDGGLQYSGDIAKALVAGADTVMLGSLLAGCEESPGELIFVNGKQFKSYRGMGSLAAMSSRGKKSYSKDRYFQADVTSDDKIVPEGIEGQVAYRGPVSGVVHQLVGGLHQSMFYVGAHTVPELQARGRFVRITSAGLKESHPHDIQMTVEAPNYSGRH; encoded by the coding sequence ATGAGCCTTGATGTGGACCTCGAAGCCCGTCGACGCCTGCAGGAGTCCGCTCCCGCCCCGACCCGGGAGTCCGCCGAAGCCCGGGAGTCCGCCGCGTCGCCCGCTCCGGAGCTCGAGGAGCACGACCCGTTCGGCAAGCTCGGCCTCACCTACGACGACGTCCTGCTCCTGCCCGGCGAGACCGACGTGATCCCGTCGGAGGTCGACACCACTGCCCGCCTGACCCGCGAGATCTCCCTGCGCACGCCCTTGATCTCGAGCGCGATGGACACCGTGACCGAGTCGCGGATGGCCATCGCGATGGCCCGCCAGGGCGGTCTTGGGGTGCTGCACCGCAACCTGTCGATCGAGGACCAGGCCTACCAGGTCGACCTCGTCAAGCGAACCCAGACGGGGATGATCAGCAACCCCATCACCATCGGTCCCGACGCCACCCTCGAGGAGCTCGACCGGATCTGCGGTGAGTACCGCGTCTCCGGCCTGCCCGTCGTCGCCCCGGACAACACGCTGCTCGGGATGATCACCAACCGCGACCTGCGCTTCACCCCGGTCGCGGAGTGGGCGACCACCCGCGTCCGCGACGTCATGACCCCGATGCCGCTGGTGACCGGCGGGGTCGGGATCTCGCGCGAGGACGCCACCGCACTGCTGCGCCAGCACAAGCGCGAGCGGCTGCCCCTCGTCGACGGCCAGGGCCGTCTCGCCGGGCTCATCACAGTCAAGGACTTCGTGAAGTCCGAGCAGTTCCCGGACGCCAGCAAGGACGACCACGGGCGCCTCATGGTGGGCGCGGCGGTCGGCTACTTCGGTGACGCGTGGGAGCGGGCGACGACCCTCATGGAGGCCGGGGTCGACGTGCTCGTCGTCGACACCGCGCACGGACACGCGCGCCTCCTGCTCGACATGATCCGCCGGCTCAAGTCCGACCCGGCCACCGCCCACGTCCAGGTCATCGGCGGCAACGTGGCCACCCGCGCGGGTGCCCAGGCGCTCGTCGACGCGGGCGTCGACGCGGTCAAGGTCGGCGTCGGTCCCGGCTCGATCTGCACGACGCGCGTCGTGGCGGGCGTCGGTGTCCCGCAGGTGACGGCCATCCACGACGCATCACTGGCCTGTCGGCGGGCCGGGGTGCCGGTCATCGGCGACGGCGGCCTCCAGTACTCCGGAGACATCGCCAAGGCGCTGGTCGCCGGGGCCGACACGGTCATGCTCGGCTCGCTGCTGGCGGGGTGCGAGGAGAGCCCGGGCGAGCTGATCTTCGTCAACGGAAAGCAGTTCAAGTCCTACCGCGGCATGGGATCGCTGGCGGCGATGTCGTCCCGCGGCAAGAAGTCCTACTCCAAGGACCGCTACTTCCAGGCCGACGTCACCAGCGACGACAAGATCGTGCCGGAGGGCATCGAGGGCCAGGTGGCCTACCGCGGGCCCGTCTCCGGGGTCGTGCACCAGCTCGTCGGCGGCCTGCACCAGTCGATGTTCTACGTCGGCGCGCACACCGTCCCCGAGCTCCAGGCGCGTGGCCGGTTCGTCCGCATCACCTCCGCGGGGCTCAAGGAGAGCCACCCGCACGACATCCAGATGACCGTCGAGGCGCCCAACTACAGCGGTCGCCACTGA